CGATTATAAAGTAGTTGGTTTAGAAACGGCTGTTTCTATGCGTCCAGATATTGCTTTGTTTTCAGCAGGTGGCGGTACCTCTTTAGAGTGGGCTCCTAAATTTGCCGAAGTTGGCACCACTGTAGTAGATAATTCTTCAGCATGGAGAATGGATGCTTCAAAAAAATTGGTAGTTCCAGAAATTAATGCCAACGAATTAACAAAAGACGACAAAATCATCGCCAATCCTAACTGTTCAACCATTCAGTTGGTCATGGCGTTAAACCCGCTTCATAAAAAATATAAAATGAAACGTGTTGTCGTTTCTACGTATCAATCTGTTTCCGGTACCGGTGTAAAAGCTGTACGCCAATTAGAAAACGAAATCGCGGGGGTTGAAGGCGAGATGGCGTACCCTTATCCTATTGGAAGAAATGCTTTGCCACACTGTGATGTTTTTGAAGAAAACGGTTATACAAAAGAAGAAATGAAATTGGCACGCGAGCCACAAAAAATCATGAACGACCGTTCGTTCTCTGTTTCGGCTACCGCTGTTCGTATTCCTACAGCAGGAGGGCATTCTGAGTCTGTTAACGTTGAGTTTGAAAATGATTTTGATTTGGCCGATGTACGTAAATTATTAAGCGAAACACCTGGTGTTGTGGTTCAAGACAATACCGATACCAACACCTATCCAATGCCTATTTACGCACATGAAAAGGATGAGGTTTTTGTTGGAAGAATTCGTCGTGACGAAACACAACCTAACACATTAAATATGTGGATTGTGGCCGACAACCTTCGTAAAGGTGCTGCTACAAACACCATTCAAATTGCAGAATATTTAATCGAAAACAAATTAGTGTAAATTATCTGTATCTTAGATTATATAATTCTAAACTCCTGTATGCTTCTACAGGAGTTTTTTTATTTATTTTTGAATTTCATATATTAAACCAAACCTTTTGAAATACCCTCAAACCAAAGTCGAAAATATTATTGACACCTATTTTGGTGTCGAGGTAAAAGACTCCTACCGTTGGCTTGAGGACGACAGAAGTGCAGAAACAAAAGCTTGGGTTGAAGCTCAAAACCAAGTAACCAACAACTACCTGCAAAAAATTCCGTACCGGAACGATTTAAAAAATAGGCTTTCCAAACTATGGAATTACGAAAAGCGAAGCGCCCCATGTAAAGAGGGCGATTATATATATTTTTCAAAAAACCAAGGCCTACAAAACCAAAGTGTGGTCTACAGAAAAAAAACAAATGGAGAGGAAGAAATTTTTCTGGATCCTAATACGTTTTCAAAAGACGGAACAGTGTCTTTAGATACTCTTAGCTTTTCAAAAAGTGGAAAAATAGTGACTTACACCGTTTCAGAAGGCGGTAGCGATTGGCGAAAAGCTTTTATTATGGATACAGAGACAAAAACCATAATAGAGCCCGCTTTAACCAACATAAAGTTTTCACTAATTTCATGGTTTAAAGACGAAGGATTTTATTATTCCAGTTACGATAAACCGCAAGGGAGCGTACTTTCGGCCAAAACAGACCAGCATAAAATATATTATCATAAAATGGGGACTTCGCAAAAAGATGATGTGCTCATTTTCGGCGGAAAGCCAGAAGAAAAACACCGATATATCTATGCCAAAGTGACTGAAGATAATCGGTTTTTAGTTTTAAGCCCTCGTATTTCAACTTCTGGAAATAAATTGTTAATTAAAGACCTATCGAAACCAAAAAGTAAATTTGAAACCATTTTAAATCATACCGATAGCGACACCATCCTTATCGACAATGATGGAGACAACCTTCTTTTATTGACGAATTTAAATGCGCCAAACAAAAAAGTAGTTAAGGTGAGCGCCTCTAACCCTACCCCAAAACATTGGGCAGACCTCATTCCGGAAACCCATCAAGCTTTAACCATTTCAAAAAGCAGCGGATATTTATTTGCGCATTATTTAGTTGATGCTGTTTCCAACATAAAACAATTTGATTATAATGGTATTTTTATTCGCGAAATAGAACTACCAGGGCTCGGCACAGTATCGGGATTTAGCGGCAAAAAAGAAGACCAACAGATTTACTTTTATTTTACTAATTACAACACACCCTTATGTATCTATAAAATGGATGTTGAAAAAGGAAATAAAAGTTTGTTTTGGGAGCCTTCGGTTAATTTTAATCCCTCTGATTACGAAAGTCACCAAGT
This genomic stretch from Flavobacteriaceae bacterium GSB9 harbors:
- a CDS encoding prolyl oligopeptidase family serine peptidase, which encodes MKYPQTKVENIIDTYFGVEVKDSYRWLEDDRSAETKAWVEAQNQVTNNYLQKIPYRNDLKNRLSKLWNYEKRSAPCKEGDYIYFSKNQGLQNQSVVYRKKTNGEEEIFLDPNTFSKDGTVSLDTLSFSKSGKIVTYTVSEGGSDWRKAFIMDTETKTIIEPALTNIKFSLISWFKDEGFYYSSYDKPQGSVLSAKTDQHKIYYHKMGTSQKDDVLIFGGKPEEKHRYIYAKVTEDNRFLVLSPRISTSGNKLLIKDLSKPKSKFETILNHTDSDTILIDNDGDNLLLLTNLNAPNKKVVKVSASNPTPKHWADLIPETHQALTISKSSGYLFAHYLVDAVSNIKQFDYNGIFIREIELPGLGTVSGFSGKKEDQQIYFYFTNYNTPLCIYKMDVEKGNKSLFWEPSVNFNPSDYESHQVFVSSKDGTKIPMIITHKKGLEKNGKNPTILYGYGGFNISLTPSFSITNVVWMEQGGILAIPNLRGGGEYGKTWHTDGIQQKKQNVFDDFIAAAEHLIDNNYTASKYLAIRGGSNGGLLVGATMTQRPDLAKVALPAVGVLDMLRYHTFTAGAGWAYDYGTAEDSKAMFEYLKGYSPLHNIKKGIEYPATLITTADHDDRVVPAHSFKFAAELQSKQNGKNPTLIRIETNAGHGAGTPVNKTIEQYADIFGFTLFNMNIKSLKKG
- a CDS encoding aspartate-semialdehyde dehydrogenase, translating into MKVAVVGATGMVGEVMLKVLAERNFPVTELIPVASERSVGKTITYKGNDYKVVGLETAVSMRPDIALFSAGGGTSLEWAPKFAEVGTTVVDNSSAWRMDASKKLVVPEINANELTKDDKIIANPNCSTIQLVMALNPLHKKYKMKRVVVSTYQSVSGTGVKAVRQLENEIAGVEGEMAYPYPIGRNALPHCDVFEENGYTKEEMKLAREPQKIMNDRSFSVSATAVRIPTAGGHSESVNVEFENDFDLADVRKLLSETPGVVVQDNTDTNTYPMPIYAHEKDEVFVGRIRRDETQPNTLNMWIVADNLRKGAATNTIQIAEYLIENKLV